The Bacteroidota bacterium genomic sequence GTTTGATTAGATTTGTAACCGATAATGTGGCATTATATCGTTTGTTTCAAATCCATATTCATATTCCGATTGATGAGATGGCGGAAACATTTGGGATTACTTATATTGAAGGAATGATTTCAGGATGCGCACAGATATTAACTAAATCAGGCATAGCATTTACAACTGCACAGCATTTAAAAAATTGCTATGTAGTTGACTATTGTAATTCCGAAGAAATAGCAAAAGGAATTGTTTCTCTTATTGAAGATAAAAAATTAAAGTCGGAAATAAGCAGGCAAGCGAAAGAAGATGCAAGAAAGTTATTTGATTATTCCATTAAGGTGAATAAGCATTTAGAACTTTACAATTCAATTGACTAATTTTAATTAGTTTTGTTCATGCTCTTTCCAAAAATAAAAGAATACCGCCAATGCAAACGATGCGTATTAGATACTACCGACCCGAATATTGTATTTGATTAAAGTAGAAGTAAAATACGATATTATACGCTATGTAATTTAAGGTTTACCCTGTGTTTTTTCCCACACAAAGCAGCAAAGTACTAGCAAAAGAGAGCGAAGTAATAGGGAAAGACGGCTTTTTCCCCGTATAAAGCAGCAAAGTACTAGCAAAAGAGAGTAAAGTACTGGGAAAAGAGAGTGAAGTACTAGGAAAAAGCAGTTTATTCCCCACACAAGGCAGTAAAGTACTGGGATAAAGCAACTTTTTCCCCATACAAAGAGGCAAAGTACTGGGATAAAGCAGCTTTTTCTCCATATAAAATAGCAAAGTATTATTATTTCATTGGTTCTTTATGGAAAATATATTGCTTATACATCTTATTAAAAAAACAACATAAATCTTTTAAAACAAAATGCTATGAAAAAAGCAAAAATCAAATTCAGCAAACTCTCTGTTCCTAAAAAAATAGAGACCGCACGCACCATCGTAACCGACACAACGGGCAACGGAAATTTTCCCATTTGTCAGGCGCTGCTTCCTCCCATCACTAACGCGGTGAATGATTTGGAAACAAAATTTGAAGCCGCAGCCGGTGGAGACCATCAAAAGAAAGCCCTGATGCATGCCGCAGCAAAAGTGTTAGATGGATTGATTAGTTTCCTCGAAGACCAGATTAATGTGGAAGCGGGAGGCGATGAAGCAAAAATCAAAAGTACGGGATGTGATGTGAGAAAGCAAACCAAGCGGGGCAAGCGGCTGCCCGGCATCAAACAGGGAAAGCGCAGCGGAGAAATTATTCTCTTTGCGCTTACGGTAAAAGGCGCAGCATACCGCTTTCAGTTATGTTCTGACCCTCCTCCGAATGAAACAACTCCCATCAGCAGAACAGTCCAGCCGCCTGTGCCTGCTCCTGTGCCTGCTCCTCAAAATCAATGGAGCGATGCAGGAACTACTAAAGGCGCAACATTTACCGCCACTGATTTAACCAGCGGTTCAAAAATGTGGGGAAGGGTGGCAGTCATCCTCACAAAAAAGAAAGGTGGTCAGCAGGGATGGGTTCTTCTTGGCGCGGTGATTGTGCCGTAACCTGCAAAGCGATTAGCGAAAAGCCATAAGGGATATTAAAAGATAAATTTTTTTCTCTTATGGTTTATCGCCATTGTATCTCCTCCCGAACAATAGGAACAAATTGGAATTTATATATAGTGTATATCGTAAATTAAAAATTATTTCTTTTCCTCTTGTTTCATTAAAGAAAGCCCCTCTTTCAATGTAAGGAGTTTGAATCCTAATTCTTTTTCTGCCTTTGCTGTAGCATAAGAAGTATCATAAGGTCTTTTTGCTAAGGATGAAAAATAATTATCAGGAACGGGAGATATTAAACTTCGGTCTAAACCAAAAACTTCTGCTGTAGTTAACGCTAAGTTATATCTATCGCATCTGTCTTTGCCTGCCAAATGGTATATTTCCCTATCTTTTTTTAAAGCAATGGCTTGCCATATTCCATCACAGCAGGAATTAATATATAAGGGATTTATATAAGATGAATTTTCAACCATTGATAGTTTTTTGCCTTCACGCAATGATTTAATTATATATGTTACCGGATTCATTCTTGTATTATAATTCCAACCATACATAAGAATAATCCTGAATATTAAATGAGAATTTACGGTGGAGGCAATGCTTTCAGCAATATATTTATGCATGCCATATATATTTACCGGATATGGCAACGATGTTTCTCCGTATGGAGCTCCATCTCCGGAAAATATTGCATTACTGGAACAATAAACTAATTGTTTATGATTTAACTTGCACCAGTCGGCAATATTTTTAGTGCCGCCAACTGTAATATTATAACATAGAGAAGGATTTTTTTCTGATAGGTCAACATTACTAATACCGGCTGTATGTATAACAATATCCGGATTCTTTTCATCTAATTCAGCGCACACATTTTTTTTATCTGATACATCTAAAAAATTATAATGCAATAAATTTTTAGGTTTTTTCTCGCCTTGATTATAGTGACTTCCATATAAAATATATTTCCCCTTATCGTATGTTTTGGCAAGATATGTTCCCAAAAATCCATTTATCCCGGTTATGAATATTTTTCTCTTCATTTGCAATTAATTATTAATAGAATATATTTATCTCACCCAAAAATACATTGACATTTTTTTATCTTCGATAAATCTTCCTAAATTTTCTTTCATATCTTTATATCCTTTTTCAAAGATAGGATTTTGGGTTAAGTCCTATTGTTTTTATAGTTCTGTCTTTTTTTACTGCTGCGCTTACGGTAATGCTTTATGAAAAATCCATTCTTCTCCATAGTGATTCCGACCTACAACCTCGCTTCATTTTTGCCTGATACAATCAATAGCATCCTGCAACAAACTTTTTCAAACTACGAAATAATAATTATTGACGATGGCAGCACCGACAACACAAAAGAAGTGCTCAAACCGTATATTGAAAAACATTCTCACCTGAAATATTTCTGGCAGGAAAATCAGAGACAAGGCGCTGCGCGAAACAATGGCATAAGGAAAGCAGATGGAGAGTACATTGTTTTTTTTGACCATGACGATTTGATGCTGGCGGATTATCTAACTATCTTGTATCAAAAAATAAATGAATTAAACAAGCCCAATTTCATTGCTGCAAAATATGAACACCAGCGAAATAACAAACGATTTCCTTCATCATTGCAGAAGTTGAAAGAGGGATGGTATAATGTTGAACTGTTTTTACGGGGTGATCCCCTTGCTTGTCATTTTTGTATTAAAAACAAAAATACTTCCCTGAAATTATTTGAAGAGCGAAGAGAATATGCAACGATGGAAGATTGGATGTTTCTTGTTCAAAATATTAATAACAACAAAATTTATTTGATTAACAAAACAGCAGTATTGATGAATGAGCATCCGAATCAGTCAATGCATAATAACACCAAAGTCATTTCAGCGCGGATGCTTGCAATGGAATGGATTATTGAAAAAAAAATTCTGAATAATGAGCAAAAGAAAAAAATGCAGGGCTATTCTTTTTTCTTTTGCGCCATTCACAGTTATTTGGATAGCAACCGAAGAAAGGCATTCAACTATTTATTCCGTTCAATAAAATATAATATACCCACTTATAAAACTTTTCTTCTTTTTATCAAAATTATAGTTGGCAGAAAAAATATTGTTCAATTAAAATTATTTTTTAATTTGCTTTCTTCTGTTTTTTCAAAACAAGAAAAGCCGATAAAAAATATGGTTGCTAAAAAATATCAGCAATGTAAAAGATGTGTAATGGATACTACTGATGCTGAAATTGTTTTTGATGAAAGCGGTTATTGCAATCATTGTACTGATTTAATTGAAAAAATATCTAAACTTCCCTTCAATAGTAAAAACAGCGATAAGAGACTGGCTCAACTGATAAAAAAGATTAAACAATCAGGTAAAAATAAACAATACGATTGTGTATTGGGTCTCAGCGGTGGCAGCGACAGTTGCTACGCTGCCTATCTCGCCAACCAATATGGATTACGAGTTCTCGCAGTTCATATGGATAACGGCTGGAATACAGAAATATCAGTTAATAATATCAAGAATATTGTTGAGAAACTTGGCTTAAGTTATCACTGCCATATTTTGGACTGGGATGAATTTAAAGATATTCAGTTAGCATTTTTAAAAGCATCAGTTCATGAAATAGAAACTCCCACTGATATTGCCATGCAAGGGGTGTTTCATAAAATTGCCGCAAAGTATAATATAAAATACATCATAAGCGGAGGCAACTATGCCACGGAAGGAATTCTTCCTAAAAGCTGGCACTATAATGCCAAAGACCTGAAATATTTAAAATCAATTTACAACAAGTTTGGAAACAAAAAACTAAAAACTTTTCCAACATTCAACGCTTTACAGGAAATATATTATAAGTACGTAAAAGGAATTCGCATTATCTATTTGCTGAATTATTTTCCCTATAATAAAATAGATTCGATGAAAATTCTTGAAGAAAAATTAGGTTGGAAATATTATGGAAAAAAACACCATGAATCTACTTTCACCGGATTCGTGCAATCATATCTTTTACCTGAAAAATTCAAGATAGATTATCGGCTGTCAACTTCTTCCTCTAAGATATGTTCAGGATTAAAAACCCGGGAGGAATCATTGCATGAACTTGCTCAAAAACCGTATGTCTCAGAAAATATAGCCGAAGAAAAAGAATATATAAGCAAAAAATTAGGAATAAACATTGAAGAGTTTAATGCAATGATTATGTTGCCACCCAAAACATACAAGGACTATCCCAACACTCAGAAAAAACTGGAATTCATTTACAAAATTTACCGAATGCTAAATAGATAGAATTAATGAGAACCGTCAAACAACCACTATTTCATGAAAGTGGATCATAAAAATATTCTTGTATTAACTTACTGGAGCTACAATGATGCATTGGTTCAAACTTACACGCTTCCCTATGTCAGGATAATCAGAAAAACTATTTCTCCAAAAAACAAATTATACTTAGTAACTTTTGACAGCATTAATTACAGGATAGATAAAGAAGAAGAAGAAGAAATAAAGCAGAAATTATTGGACGAAAGAATCATGTGGATTCGGTTCCGGTATTTTCCATTAAGTATAAAATCAATTTTATTTTCACCTTTTCAGTTTTTAAAACTTTTGACAATATGTATTGCTCAGAAAATAAATTTCATTCATGCATGGTGCACTCCTGCAGGAGCAATCGGATATATTCTTTCAAAAATAACTGGCGCATCACTTATGATTGACAGTTACGAACCGCATGCAGAAGCAATGGTGGAAAACGGCACATGGCAGAAAAATTCTTTTGCATTCAAACTGCTTTTTTATTTTGAAAAAAAAATATCGCATCATGCTTCCATTCTGATTGCTGCCAGCAGCGGAATGGAAAAGTATGCAGAAGAAAAATATAATCTGAAAAACAAAAAAATATATGTTAAGCCCGCCTGCGTTGACTTGAATTTATTTAACCGGAAAAAAAAATCACCTGAAAATATATTGCCTGAATTGAAAAATAAAATCGTTTGCATTTATGCAGGCAAATTCGGTGGAATATACCTCGAAAAAGAAGTATTTGATTTTTTAAAAACGGCTGCGTATTACTGGAAAAATAATTTTGCCGCGCTCATTCTTACAAACACTGCGCGGGAAAAAATAAAAAAGTTATGTGAAGAAGCAGGATTAAATCCTGAATTGATTGTTAGCCGCTTTGTACCACACAACGAAATACCTGCATACATGGCAATGGCTGATTTTGCAATTAATCCGGTTAAACCGGTTCCGACAAAACGCTATTGCACCTCCATCAAAGATGGAGAATACTGGGCAACGGGATTGCCGGTGGTGATTACAAAAAACATTTCAGATGATTCGGCTCTTATCGAGCAGAATGATATTGGGTATGTATTAAAAGAATTAAGTGCACAGGAATATTTGAATGCAGTAAAAAAAATTGATTTGCTTTTTATAAATAATTCTTCTCAGGAAATTAGAAATACTGCAGAAAAATATAGAAACTTTAAGATTGCTGAAACTGTATATCAGGAGATTTATGCAAAGTAAGATACTCGCCCGCGTAATTGATAATCACTAATCCGCTCAATAAAAACGGCATCATCGGAATTCTCAGCCGCACCAATGCGCCAAAATTTGAAGTAGATATTGCAACTGAAAACGAAAAGAACACAGCAAATATTAAACAGAAAAGCACCAGCGGATTTGTAAATAAATTGGTCAGCGCTGCCACTGGTTTTCTTAACAAAACATAAAACGTAAAACCAAGTATTAGTAAATTTTCTAATCCTGACATGAGCATCACTATGTTTTTTGTTTCCCACAAAAAGGGCCTGAATAATCCCGTAACTGTCGCAATAGGAAATTTAGAAAACATTCCCGAAAGTGTAGGGTCGTAATCCCCAATGTCAAAAGAATTTCCATGGTAGTAATCCTGTTTTAAGTCCAAAGAAGATATTTGCGCCTTTTCTATCATGCTGTCCATAGTACTGTATGTTCCAAGATTGGAACTGGTGAGCATCCAGATTCCAACACCTATTGCAATTCCCACAGCAGCAATCACCGGGGCAGCAAAAACTCTGAGTGCCAGATTTTTTATTTTGCTCAAGCGGTTCCAAATCATCCATAGCATGGATCCCGGCAGCAAGCCCACAAAAATATAGGGTTTGATAGTAATCAAAATGAATATTGAAATAAGAAGCGTTATAATTGGAAAAATAATTTTGTCTCTTTTAATAAAAATCCTGTAAAAGGAATAGCAGTACCACCCGGCAGCGGCAAGAGTCCATGAGTCCTTGAGAACTCCTGAGCCCCAGAATAAAACGGAAGGAACAAACAGAACGGTAACAGCAAAGTACTTATGCAAGAATGGATAACAATCACAAAACACCTGATATAATTTCCACACTCCTGTAAAACTAACTACTGCCATAAGAACGGATGAAACAAGGTAACTGTCAAAGCATAGCAATTTAATCGGGACAAGAAGCCGGTCCACCATAAAAGCATTTGAATCGCTCCCAAAAACAAGATAGCCGGTTTCATTTGTGAAATATAAGGAGGTTTCCTTTGATAATGGCAATAACCATGCATTGAAAAAATCAGCCGGAGAATGAAACAATAATTTCAGCAGAGCGGAACTGTCAGCATGATAACTCAGCGTATCTCCCCCTGCCGTATAGTAATATACATATATCAGGCACAATCCAACAGCCCCTCCAATCTTTGCAAAAAGCCCCCACAAAAAATATTTATAAACAGGATTTTTTTTTATTTGCCTATTCTTTATGCGGATTGCAATAATGGCAATAATCAAAATATAAAACGGAGCCAGCAGCCAATCTAAATATGAAATAATTTGAGAATTCATTTAAGCAAAAGTAAAGAATATGCATTATGGCTATGCATGAATATTATTTACAAAAAACAATTACCTTCACGGCAACTAAGTTGGCGTGATTATACAATTTTTATTATACATTGATCCCGGTATCGGCAGTTTAGCCGCGCAGGTTATTCTTGCGGGTTTTGCGGCATTTATAGTATTTTTCAAAAATAGTTTCAGAAGATTTTTTTCTTTCTGGAAAAAAGACCAGAAAAAAGAAAATAAGGAAAAGATTTCTGAATAATGTTTCCTTCTAATCAAGATATATCTTCTTCTACAATTGAGCCGGGTTCGTTTCGAGACCCATCAGGTTTTATCTTCACATTTGAAGAAGAAATTTACCGGGCAATCGCTCCCTCCTATTTTGAACACTTTTCTCTCTTTACAAATTCAGGATTATATAAATCTTTGCTCGAAAAAAAATTAATCATTGAACATGTTGACAAAGAAAAATTTTTAGTGAATGGATTTCCAGAATACAAAATAATAAAAGCCAAACAAATTCCATTTGTTTCTTATCCGTATGAATGGAGTTTTTCGCAATTGAAAGATGCTGCATTGCTTACGCTTGAAATTCAGAAAGAATCTTTGAAGCATCAAATGATTCTCAAAGATGCATCGGCATACAATGTGCAGTTCAACGGCTCGCAGCCGGTTTTTATTGATACGCTGTCGTTTGAAAAATACAAGGAATGCGAACCGTGGAAAGCATACGGACAATTCTGCCGGCATTTTCTTGCACCGCTGGCGCTGATGAGTTATACCTCTGTGGAACTTTCAAAACTGCTTGCAGATTACATAGATGGAATTCCTCTTGAACTTGCTTCTTTACTTCTTCCCCGCAGGGCGAAATTTCTGAACAGCGGAATTGCCATGCACATTGCCGTTCATGCAAGAATGGAAAAAAACTATTCCTCGACTAATTCCGCCCAGCGTTCAAAAATTAATTTGCCGAAAAAAAAACTTCTTGCCCTGCTTCAGCATCTGGAAGAATGTATAAGCGGTTTACAACTTAAAAAAAGAAAAAGCAGTTGGCTTAGTTACAACAGCGATAATTCGTATTCAAAAGAAGCAGTGCAGCATAAGGAAAAAACAATTTCAAATTGGCTGAAGAAAATAAAACCGGAAATGGTTTGGGATGTAGGATGCAACACCGGAAAATTTTCTTTGCTCGCTTCCAATCATTCTGACTATGTTTTGGCAATGGATGCGGATGATTATTGCATGGAAAATTTTTACTGCGAATTAAAAAAAGCAGGCAATAAAAAAATTCTTCCGTTAAAAATAGATTTGTCAAATCCTTCTCCCTCTCTCGGCTGGGCGAACGAAGAAAGAAAAAACATTTCACAGCGCGGAAAAGCGGATGCATTGCTGGCGTTGGCTCTTTTGCATCATCTGCGGATTGGGAACAATGTTCCTTTCGCGCATATTGCAAACTATTTTTCTGTTCTCGCACAAAATTTAATTATCGAATTCATTCCGAAAGATGACGGCATGATTCATAAAATGCTCAAAACCCGGGAAGATATTTTTTCGGATTACACGGAAGAAAATTTCAGAAATGCTTTTGAAACATATTTTACCATTCACGAACGGGAAGCATTACACGATTCCGGAAGAATTCTTTATCTCATGAATAAAAAGTGAATCGTTTTTTGAAAAATATTCCCTTTCATTTTTTCCTTGTTGTTCCTGCATTTATATTTTTTTTATATGTACACAATTTTCATGTAACTACTTTCAGAAGCACGCTGAGAAGTTATGAAGTGGCGCTGATGGTTTCGGCAGGAATATTTTTGATTTCATACGCATCTCTTAAAAAAGACAAACACAAAGCCGGAGCGGTTACAATTTTCCTGATGCTGGTTTTATTTTTTTACGGATTCCTCTATGACGTGGCGGAAAAATTATTTTACAAGGGATGGTGGCCCTTTTCCGAAATTCACCGCTACCTGCTTATTGCAATTTTTAGTTGCACCGGCTTGCTCTGGTATTTTCTCTTCCGGACAAAACGAACTTTTAAATCACTCACTTTTTCACTAAATGTTTTTGTAGTAGTCCTGTTTGCAATTAATTTTTTTCGACTCACAACTTCTTTGGGTAAAGCAGAAAATAAATTTAATGTGGGTCCGGAAAAAAAGATTTTACCATTCAGGGATTCTCTCCCCGATATTTACTATATCATTCTCGATGGCTATGCGAATGATTCCATGCTTTCGGAAGTTTATCATTACCCGCATAATTCCCTTACTAACTATTTGGCTGAAAAAAAATTTCTCATCGCCTCAGGCAGCCGCACCAATTACATATCCACTTTTCCTTCGCTGGCTTCTTCGCTCAATTATTCTTACATAGACAGTTTGCTGGAGGAAATTCAGAATAAAAAAAATTTTATTTATGAAAACAGGGTTTCCGCTTACCTGAAAAACAAGGGCTATGAAATTGTGCACGTGCGCTCAGGTTTTTCGGTTACGCGCGAAAATTATTTTGCCGATACAATTATTGCTCTCAACAACCTGAGCGAATTTGAAAGAACCCTGCTGCGTTATACTGCGCTTCGCCTCGATGATTTGTTTGGCTACGCACGCTATAAAACATTGAAAGAACAATTATCGGTAATGTATGATGTCTTTAAGGTGAAAAGTCCGAAATATGTTTTTGTGCATATCGTTTCTCCGCATCCTCCGTATGTCTGCGATGAAAACGGAAAATTCAAAACCAGCAAACGAGTTGTGAATATTTGGTGGGAGCCGAAAGAAGATTATTTGCAGCAACTAAAATATATTAATAAAGAAATAATAAATTTTACTTCGGAAATTTTCAGACAGAGCAAAATAAATCCGATATTAATTATTCAATCTGACCATGGTCCTTGGATTCAGTCAAACTCTTTTCAAACTATTTATAACACAAGAAGCATGATTCTGAATGCCTATTACATTCCTTACGGATGGAAGAAAAATATTTATTCTTCCATAACACCGGTAAATTCTTTTCGGATTATCTTTAACGGATTATTCAATGATTCTCTTTCCATCCTTAAAGATGTTCCTTTGGATTCAATGTATGTAAAAAATAATATGAATTCAAACCTCGTTATCCGGGAATAAAAATAAACTATAGAAAGTCAATGTAGTTTACATTTCCTTTTTCTTTACTTTTGCACCTCTATGAATTCTTATAAAAGTTTTTTAAACCGTATTTTACTTGCTACTTTTTTTCTTTCTGCGTTTGTCATTCTGAGCGAAGTCGAAGAATCTTTTTCCCAGCCCCTTTCCAAAAGCCAGTTCAGGCAGTATTTTACACAGGGAAACCTGATGATGATGGATAATTTTCCCGATACTGCCGTGCGCACATTTCTTACGCTCTACAAAGCCGATGCCAGCAACGCCAACGTGAATTATAAAATCGGGCTTTGCTATCTCCGCATTCCTTCGCAAAAATTAAAATCAATTCCCTATCTCGAAAATGCCATCAAGCAAACCAATGGCGCTTACCGCGAAGATGACCCAAGCGAAAAAAATGCTCCCGAAGATGCGCTCTACTATTTAGGTCAGGCATATCATTACGCTTACCGCTTTGACGAAGCCATTGAAAAGTTCAAACAGTTTCGTGAAATCATCGGCAAATGGAATCTGAATCTTGTAAAAGAAGTTGACCACTGGATTGAAGTGAGCGAAAATGCAAAGCAACTCACTATGCATCCGGTAGAATGCACCATCACCAACCTTGGCGACAGCGTGAATTCTGAATTTGCCGATTACAGCCCCTGCATCACTGCCGATGAATCGGAATTGATTCTTACTTCGCGCAGAGAAGGAACCGGAGGTCCCGATAACAAAACCATTGACGATTTATTTTTCGAAGACATTTTCATTTGCAAAAATGCCGGGCTTGGAACGTGGACGAAAGCAAAAGGAATCAGCCGCACCATTAACACCGATGGAAACGAAGCATCCATCGGGCTTTCGGCAGACGGGCAGCAACTTTATGTTTACCGCGATGACAACGGTGATGGAAATATTTACATCAGCAAACTCGATGGCGATTACTGGAACGCTCCCTATAAATTAGATGCGGGCAACGTAAACACTGCTTCATGGGAGCCGAGCGCCTGCATCAGTGCCGATGGAAACACCATGTATTTTGTGAGCAACCGCTCAGGAGGTTTTGGCGGAAGAGATATTTATAAATGCCATCGCCTGCAGAACCGCGGCTGGAGCGAAGCGGAAAATCTTGGGCCCACCATCAACACTCCTTACGATGAAGATGCGCCCTTCATTCATCCTGACGGAATCACGCTTTTCTTTTCTTCCACCGGCCATAATTCCATGGGAGGATTTGATGTGTTTTATTCCACCAAAGTTTCTGATAAGGTTTGGACGAAGCCCATCAACATGGGTTATCCCATCAACACCACTGATGATGATATTTATTTTGTTTCTTCTTCGGACGGAAGGCGCGCGTATTATTCTTCGTTCCGACCCGGGGGAAAAGGCGAAAAAGATATTTACATGGTAACCATGCCGAAGCCCTTTGTGCTTTCGGTAGCAATTTTAGTCGGCTATCTGAAATATAAAAACGGAACTCCCATTCCGAAATATTCTTCCGTAACGGTGAAAAATTCCAAAGGAGAAAATTTTTCAAGCCATCCGAATGAAGCCACCGGAAAATTTCTCACTTCGTTAATTCCCAATCAGGAATATGAAATAACTGTCGAGGTGAATACTAAAAAAGTTTTCAGCGATAAATTTTTTCTTCCCGAAGACAGTTCGTACCAGAATTTGGGAAGAGGATTTTTCATGGATACCATTTACATAGGAGACACTACCCGTTTATTCTCCCGCGGAAAAGTGAAAATTGACACCACCGTTAAAATAAAAATGGTGGCGCTCGATGGAAAACTTTTGTTCGGAAAAAATCCGGAAGACATTGCCGCCAATGTTACGCTTCACCTGCTGAACTCTGCCGGAAATGAAATTGCATCGGCAGTCACCGACAGCAAAGGAAAATTTATGTTCAGCAATGTTCCCGAAGGGCAGAAATTTATTATTAAGATTGACGAGAACGACCCGGTTCTTTCTGCGCACCAGCAGTTTTACTTAGCCGCAGACAACGGGCAGGTGCTTGTTCCATCCGTGAAAGAAGAACGGTTTTTTCTCTTCAAAAATATTTCGCCCGATTACAACAAACTTTCGTCTCTTACAGCCGTTGACCACACGCCCGTTCTCGCCAGCATGAAGGGAAAAATTTCATTGAGCGATGATAGAAAAAAATCTGCCTCAAAAATAACTGTGGCATTACTCGATAAAGAAGGAAAAGTTGTGCAGTCAAAAACTACGGACAATACAGGAAAATTTTCATTCGATAATATTGACAGCGAAAAAAATTATACGCTCTCCATTAAAGATTCGTCTCACGCAATTAAAAATAATATTTACCTGCTGAATGAGAAGCAGGAAATCATCCGCACGGCAAACAAAGTGGGCGACTATTTTATTTTTGAAAACCTGCCCACCGATTTGAATAAACTCAGCGCCCTATCAATGGTTGATTCCACGAGGTTCATTGCCATGAAAGGAAAAATGCTGAAGAGCACTGAAGCCGATGACGGAATACGGAATCTCATAGTTACCCTTTCCGATTCAAAAGGAAAAATGCAACAGGTAAAAACTGACAGTACCGGAGGATTTAAGTTTGACAAACTTTCTGCCGATAAAAATTATTCTCTCAAATTAAATGAAAAAGATTCCGCGCTGAAAGGGATAAATAAAGTTTATCTCGCCAATGAAGAAGGCAAGGCGGTGAAAGTGGTGTATATCGGGAAAGGAAATTCATTCAGCAATCTTCCCGCCAACCTGATGAAGATGGAAGTGATGAAAGTAAAAGAAGTGGCTTCTGTTTCCACCGCGCCAAAAGAAAACCTGAATGTGATTAACAAGGAAGTGAAATTCCCCGGAGATGAAAAATTTGACTTCGTGATTTATTTCCCCTACAACAAAAAAGAAATTGATGTTTCCATTTCTTCTTACATTGCCATGCTCGA encodes the following:
- a CDS encoding NAD(P)-dependent oxidoreductase → MKRKIFITGINGFLGTYLAKTYDKGKYILYGSHYNQGEKKPKNLLHYNFLDVSDKKNVCAELDEKNPDIVIHTAGISNVDLSEKNPSLCYNITVGGTKNIADWCKLNHKQLVYCSSNAIFSGDGAPYGETSLPYPVNIYGMHKYIAESIASTVNSHLIFRIILMYGWNYNTRMNPVTYIIKSLREGKKLSMVENSSYINPLYINSCCDGIWQAIALKKDREIYHLAGKDRCDRYNLALTTAEVFGLDRSLISPVPDNYFSSLAKRPYDTSYATAKAEKELGFKLLTLKEGLSLMKQEEKK
- a CDS encoding SAM-dependent methyltransferase, which produces MFPSNQDISSSTIEPGSFRDPSGFIFTFEEEIYRAIAPSYFEHFSLFTNSGLYKSLLEKKLIIEHVDKEKFLVNGFPEYKIIKAKQIPFVSYPYEWSFSQLKDAALLTLEIQKESLKHQMILKDASAYNVQFNGSQPVFIDTLSFEKYKECEPWKAYGQFCRHFLAPLALMSYTSVELSKLLADYIDGIPLELASLLLPRRAKFLNSGIAMHIAVHARMEKNYSSTNSAQRSKINLPKKKLLALLQHLEECISGLQLKKRKSSWLSYNSDNSYSKEAVQHKEKTISNWLKKIKPEMVWDVGCNTGKFSLLASNHSDYVLAMDADDYCMENFYCELKKAGNKKILPLKIDLSNPSPSLGWANEERKNISQRGKADALLALALLHHLRIGNNVPFAHIANYFSVLAQNLIIEFIPKDDGMIHKMLKTREDIFSDYTEENFRNAFETYFTIHEREALHDSGRILYLMNKK
- a CDS encoding N-acetyl sugar amidotransferase, producing the protein MKNPFFSIVIPTYNLASFLPDTINSILQQTFSNYEIIIIDDGSTDNTKEVLKPYIEKHSHLKYFWQENQRQGAARNNGIRKADGEYIVFFDHDDLMLADYLTILYQKINELNKPNFIAAKYEHQRNNKRFPSSLQKLKEGWYNVELFLRGDPLACHFCIKNKNTSLKLFEERREYATMEDWMFLVQNINNNKIYLINKTAVLMNEHPNQSMHNNTKVISARMLAMEWIIEKKILNNEQKKKMQGYSFFFCAIHSYLDSNRRKAFNYLFRSIKYNIPTYKTFLLFIKIIVGRKNIVQLKLFFNLLSSVFSKQEKPIKNMVAKKYQQCKRCVMDTTDAEIVFDESGYCNHCTDLIEKISKLPFNSKNSDKRLAQLIKKIKQSGKNKQYDCVLGLSGGSDSCYAAYLANQYGLRVLAVHMDNGWNTEISVNNIKNIVEKLGLSYHCHILDWDEFKDIQLAFLKASVHEIETPTDIAMQGVFHKIAAKYNIKYIISGGNYATEGILPKSWHYNAKDLKYLKSIYNKFGNKKLKTFPTFNALQEIYYKYVKGIRIIYLLNYFPYNKIDSMKILEEKLGWKYYGKKHHESTFTGFVQSYLLPEKFKIDYRLSTSSSKICSGLKTREESLHELAQKPYVSENIAEEKEYISKKLGINIEEFNAMIMLPPKTYKDYPNTQKKLEFIYKIYRMLNR
- a CDS encoding glycosyltransferase → MKVDHKNILVLTYWSYNDALVQTYTLPYVRIIRKTISPKNKLYLVTFDSINYRIDKEEEEEIKQKLLDERIMWIRFRYFPLSIKSILFSPFQFLKLLTICIAQKINFIHAWCTPAGAIGYILSKITGASLMIDSYEPHAEAMVENGTWQKNSFAFKLLFYFEKKISHHASILIAASSGMEKYAEEKYNLKNKKIYVKPACVDLNLFNRKKKSPENILPELKNKIVCIYAGKFGGIYLEKEVFDFLKTAAYYWKNNFAALILTNTAREKIKKLCEEAGLNPELIVSRFVPHNEIPAYMAMADFAINPVKPVPTKRYCTSIKDGEYWATGLPVVITKNISDDSALIEQNDIGYVLKELSAQEYLNAVKKIDLLFINNSSQEIRNTAEKYRNFKIAETVYQEIYAK
- a CDS encoding sulfatase-like hydrolase/transferase yields the protein MNRFLKNIPFHFFLVVPAFIFFLYVHNFHVTTFRSTLRSYEVALMVSAGIFLISYASLKKDKHKAGAVTIFLMLVLFFYGFLYDVAEKLFYKGWWPFSEIHRYLLIAIFSCTGLLWYFLFRTKRTFKSLTFSLNVFVVVLFAINFFRLTTSLGKAENKFNVGPEKKILPFRDSLPDIYYIILDGYANDSMLSEVYHYPHNSLTNYLAEKKFLIASGSRTNYISTFPSLASSLNYSYIDSLLEEIQNKKNFIYENRVSAYLKNKGYEIVHVRSGFSVTRENYFADTIIALNNLSEFERTLLRYTALRLDDLFGYARYKTLKEQLSVMYDVFKVKSPKYVFVHIVSPHPPYVCDENGKFKTSKRVVNIWWEPKEDYLQQLKYINKEIINFTSEIFRQSKINPILIIQSDHGPWIQSNSFQTIYNTRSMILNAYYIPYGWKKNIYSSITPVNSFRIIFNGLFNDSLSILKDVPLDSMYVKNNMNSNLVIRE